The following are encoded together in the Tepidiforma bonchosmolovskayae genome:
- the rfbD gene encoding dTDP-4-dehydrorhamnose reductase, producing the protein MRILLLGASGQLGSDIVRCWRGQPGIDLLPATRADADVTDRAAVRALVAQARPAVVINTTAFHNLPLCEQDPATAMTVNVVGGWNVATAAREAGAAVVQFSTDYVFDGEKCTPYLESDARRALNIYGAAKIATEDAVRIANPDHLIVRVSGLYGLAGSAGKGGNFVETMLRLAREGQPIRVVADQVTAPTNTAEIAEALLPLLREGLRGTVHLAADGETSWYDFARAIFELRRLAPDCRPTTTAEFGGPVRRPLYSVLGSERVPRLRHWRFGLERYLREKYGDLS; encoded by the coding sequence ATGCGCATCCTCCTCCTCGGCGCCAGCGGCCAGCTCGGCTCCGATATCGTCCGCTGCTGGCGCGGCCAGCCCGGCATCGACCTCCTCCCGGCCACGCGCGCCGACGCCGACGTCACCGACCGCGCCGCCGTCCGCGCCCTCGTCGCGCAGGCCCGCCCCGCCGTCGTCATCAACACGACCGCCTTCCATAACCTCCCGCTCTGCGAACAGGACCCGGCAACGGCAATGACCGTCAACGTCGTCGGCGGCTGGAACGTCGCCACAGCCGCCCGCGAAGCCGGCGCCGCCGTCGTCCAGTTCTCCACCGACTACGTCTTCGACGGCGAAAAGTGCACCCCCTACCTCGAATCCGACGCCCGCCGTGCCCTCAACATCTACGGCGCCGCCAAGATCGCCACCGAAGACGCCGTCCGCATCGCCAACCCCGACCACCTCATCGTGCGTGTCTCCGGCCTCTACGGGCTCGCCGGCTCCGCCGGCAAGGGCGGCAACTTCGTCGAAACCATGCTCCGCCTCGCGCGCGAAGGCCAGCCCATCCGCGTCGTCGCCGACCAGGTCACCGCGCCCACCAACACCGCCGAGATTGCCGAGGCGCTTCTCCCACTCCTCCGCGAGGGTCTCCGCGGCACCGTCCACCTCGCCGCCGACGGCGAAACCAGCTGGTACGACTTCGCCCGCGCCATCTTCGAACTCCGCCGCCTGGCCCCCGATTGCCGGCCGACCACTACCGCCGAATTCGGCGGTCCCGTCCGCCGCCCGCTCTACAGCGTGCTGGGCTCAGAGCGCGTCCCCCGCCTCCGCCACTGGCGCTTCGGCCTCGAACGCTACCTCCGCGAAAAGTACGGCGACCTGTCCTGA
- a CDS encoding PPOX class F420-dependent oxidoreductase gives MPASIPASHRDLFEKPNFGHLATLMPDGSPQVTPVWVDIDGDTILINTAEGRVKTRNLDRDGRVAISVADQQNPYRYIQVRGRVVARTHEGADAHIDRLAKKYLGQDRYPFRQPGEQRVIFRIQPEHVQVSG, from the coding sequence ATGCCTGCATCCATCCCCGCGTCGCACCGCGACCTCTTCGAAAAACCGAACTTCGGCCACCTCGCCACCCTCATGCCCGACGGCTCGCCCCAGGTCACGCCGGTCTGGGTCGACATTGATGGCGACACCATCCTCATCAACACCGCCGAGGGCCGCGTCAAAACCCGCAACCTCGACCGCGACGGCCGCGTCGCTATCTCCGTTGCCGACCAGCAGAACCCCTACCGCTACATCCAGGTCCGCGGCCGCGTCGTTGCCCGCACCCACGAGGGCGCCGATGCCCACATCGACAGGCTTGCGAAGAAGTACCTCGGCCAGGACCGCTACCCCTTCCGCCAGCCCGGTGAACAGCGTGTCATCTTCCGCATCCAGCCCGAACACGTCCAGGTCAGCGGCTGA
- a CDS encoding thiamine diphosphokinase translates to MRALVIAHGEPPSGGLLRELAAAADLVVAADGGALVALDAGITPDAVVGDLDTMDQFPEAPVPRERFVRDPDPMTTDLEKAVRFALKRGAERVDVAAAGGGRGDHALANLSVLAVFRDHEVVLHDDLFEVWLVRGRTEVRGEPGTVVSLIAPGGCRGVTTRGLRWELQDADLPFSPRGVHNELVGERAEVEVRDGVLLVFRGRWVERHR, encoded by the coding sequence ATGCGCGCGCTGGTGATCGCCCATGGGGAGCCGCCCTCGGGCGGGCTGCTGCGGGAGCTCGCGGCGGCGGCGGACCTGGTGGTGGCGGCGGACGGCGGGGCGCTGGTCGCGCTCGATGCGGGCATCACGCCGGACGCGGTGGTGGGCGACCTGGACACGATGGACCAGTTTCCGGAGGCGCCGGTGCCGCGGGAGCGGTTCGTGCGGGACCCGGACCCGATGACGACGGACCTGGAGAAGGCGGTGCGGTTCGCCCTGAAACGGGGGGCGGAGCGGGTGGATGTGGCGGCGGCCGGCGGCGGGCGGGGCGACCATGCGCTGGCGAACCTTTCGGTGCTGGCGGTGTTCCGGGACCACGAGGTGGTGCTGCACGACGACCTGTTCGAGGTGTGGCTGGTACGCGGCCGAACGGAGGTGCGCGGGGAGCCGGGGACAGTGGTGTCGCTGATTGCGCCGGGCGGCTGCCGGGGTGTGACGACGCGGGGCCTGCGCTGGGAGCTGCAGGATGCCGACCTCCCGTTCAGCCCGCGGGGTGTGCACAACGAACTGGTGGGTGAGCGGGCGGAGGTGGAGGTCCGAGACGGTGTCCTGCTGGTCTTCCGGGGGCGGTGGGTGGAGCGTCACCGGTAG